The genomic segment ccttataaaattctaacaattgatagttataaaaaatatttgaaaatataatatttaaatgatatagagaaaaaaaatagagaatttgatatatggtaaaatgtaaaacttagaggtaaaataaaaaaatatgtgttATAGGGGGGAGTGCTCTTACccatctcttttttcttttttctttcctaTCTAGAGCCGAAAAAACTTTGAAGAGAATAGGCCAATGCTAGTACATTAATTGCAACTAATCCTTTTATTGAAATGACAAAACCTTTGGTTCTTCTTAATTTTTTATCCGGTTAAAAGCTTTTGCTTTTCTTATTGTCTATTATTTTTTTGTCCTCATAAAGTGCATTAATATGGTTTTGTTATTTGATGATAAGACACAAAAGCACTATTTGATTCAACTCTAATAAGTGGAATACTAGATTCAAACAATTCACAATACACTTTAAATAATCAACTAACAAAGTTGATATAATTTATACCACACTTTTCATTTTCAACCCCCACTTGGAAACATGGTGTATTATGGGTGTGAGTGATTTTGGCATAGCAACTACTTTAGCATCTATTCAAGTAGAGTGagacttaaaaataaaaacaaaatttgaTGGGATCaaataccatttttttaaaaaaaaaaaataaggattgttatataataaaaaaatagtacaTATTGGGGGCCAAGGCCACTTCACTATCCATCTACATCTGTCCCTTGGTCTATTGGAGTGGGAGTCAAGTTAGGGACCCCCCAAAGGATAGGTTGAAATAGCTATGATAAAGAAATTTCAACACAACTTTCATATTGTTTTCCTAGTTGAATCGTTTAAATCACTCACAATGAATAAGCTAAACTggctaattttaaaaaatatagagaaaaatggtaaaaatgagcTTCTAATGAGTGAGCTAAATTTAAGTTATTTTAGACATTTTTTACCTTAATGAATAATATTACTCTACATAAGAGCACTCCCAATGATTACTGTactctatttattaaaatacttcatcaaaatcccactttttctattttacctcacaattttacattacaccatacatcagctactctatatttttttttacatcatttaaatattatatttataaatattatttaatagtttaagtaaaaaaaacatattaaaaaagaaaaaataataataaaaaatttgctaatgggagagagaaagggaaaaaaggacaaaaaaaatattaaaaaatgttTACATAGCTAATTTAAGCTTAGCTACATTTAGAATATAATTTATTGGGTTTAGTGCTAAgctattatacatatatatttagagTAGCCGATGGAGTAGATATTAAATCATTTAGCTAAAAAAATTTACATTTGGACTACTTTAAAGCATCTGTTGCGGCTGCTCTAATGTCTACAATTATTTATTgacttaaaattattttattattatttctgtCTTTCtctttcaaaattaattatattctattttgtttttgttgccttttctattttagtattttaatgaatataaaaaataatatttaaataatatagagAAAATATAGATAAGAAAGTGAGAAGTTGATGTATGGTGTGATGTAAATGTTTAatgtaaaataaacataaaaaaataaactttttggtgatatatttaaaaaaatagagtAGAGCATCTATTAAGAATATTCTTAACCATGTAGTAACTTTCATTCAACGAGGAAGAACATCTTTAAGGAGTTCTTCAAAATAACTTCTTAAAGGAATGGAATTAAAAATACTCCACCACTCTCTATATTCACTTTCCAAATATTAGTATCAAATGAGCAAACTGAGCACAGAAAAAATTTCTAAATTATTTTCAATAGTTTTTATCTTCTAAAATATAAAAGTTAAATTTCCAAacttaattaatcaattttaaaatTTGTAAAGAATATTTAAATTAATCCATGTTAACTAAAATAAGAAACATGGTTGAAATGAAGTTACAAaaataattctctacaataaatatattttttttttttaaaaatagaaaaCAACTTTAGAGTTGCTCTAACACTACGATTCCGAAAAAATTAAACAGAGAATCGCCGAGTCACAGTTATCCTTTGTATTAAAGATTTGGATTTTTTGTCTATAGACATAACCAAATTTTAATTTGTATGCACTCACTTATAGATttgatataattttataattaaattattaatactGTCTCAATAATTAGACAATTGTAGACCAAACAAAATTTCGTGTCGATATAATCGAAGTTTTCTCTAACATGAAAATACAAAAATCACATTGtacctgtatatatatatatatatttatagagttatatttatagacgcaataagaataataataataataataacaatagatAGCAGAAGAGtgcttattattaatattacccctTGGAGATGTCGAAATAGTACGTAACCCAAAGATTAAGGTCCCCTGCACACACCAACTTGCCAACTGCTACCCATTCATTTAAGTGGGTCCCACAATCACATTTCATTATTAAAAAAAGATTTTATGCTTTTTTAGATCTTGTGATTTTGTTCATTactttttttggaccctgtaatttttaaaatagttcaaaaagacctataaacccgattttgaccaaaatttttttaactaaaatcataaataattcatcaaactaataattcagaacaaaaataaaatcagcttaaaaactgtgttgttatatttaattttttgtttatcaaaattaggtttaggggcatatttgaataattttacaaaacacagggtccaaaaattaatttgtcaaaatacagaatCTAAACAGATAATAAGTCAAAATATaaggtctaaaaatgtataaacccttaaaaaaaaaatatttgtccaaaaatacataaattattAGGTTGATAGTACTTTAATAGGTAAGTTATTTTTTTGACCGTTAAAAGTTATTTAAGTTATGAAATATTTCGTACAAAAAGTACTTAGGTTATAAGTAAATTTGATATGTGGTGGATTTAATAGCAAAATAAATAATTGTAACAAAATATAGATAAAAAATACTTTTGTTGGCAAAAAAAACTTAGGTACTTAAGTATTACAAAAGTAATATTTGGGTATTTTCAATACAAATTTCCCttaaaaaaagtaaaatatttATGAGTCATTATATTTGCACCCAAAAAAATATAAAGGCACCCcgttaataaaaaaacaaattaagttttaaaattattttttatactttttctcaatatttttttgaCATCATTTAAATTCTTTTTTTGTTAACTTCAATAATTTGATTTTATCTCGTTTTCACAATATTTTTAGGAATATTTGCAGCGAAAATACTAATGTTTGCACTCAAATACCTAATGTTTGCACTCAAGTACCTAAGTTATTTTTTTGTGGCAAAAGTATATTCCGTTTATGTTTTGATGCAGTTTGGTACAACCATCAATTGTCACCATTAAGTTCGATTGTGATATGTAGGCGAAAGTACCCAATTAAATACATATTTGTAATGAAAGCACCAGATTAAAGTGATATTTTCAGCAAAAAAAACCTAATTTAAAAGATGTTTCggcaaaaatacttaaattataAGTAAATTTTACATTATGTAGATATGCTTAAAGACAAAGCAAACAATTGTAATAAACTACACCAAAACATAAGTAATAGGTACTTTTGCTACTAAAAAAATAACTTAGATACTTAAATGTTATAAACACAATAATTTAGATACTTTCGCCGTAAAtattcttttttttaattatttataatttttttgaaaaaaacgtttttatatatattttttattttatttaaatatttaaaatatatattatttataggtaTTTTTTAGAATAGGAAAcagaaaaaaaatttgaaaaatgtgaGTATAtaagttaataaaaatatatattatgtattactttttaataaaaataggtgtcttaatcaatttttttttagttcaaattgttaaatatttatttattattattcttttttattgTGGCCCTCCCGTGCTCGTTTGGGAAatggaaaataataaaaattaaaaataaaaatccaaGCTTCTTGTTTTGGCTAAGCCTATCCTACGTGGCAGTCACCGACTGGCTAATCCCTGGATCTCCTCGACCCCACCAGATAAACGCGTGCACTTAATCAAAAGCAGAGAGAGACTGAAGAGAAGTAGAAAAAGCTTACTCGGAGAAGCAGCTATGGCGTCGAAGCTATGCGACTCGTGCAAATCGGCTACAGCCACACTCTACTGCCGTGCCGACGCCGCGTTCCTCTGCGTCACCTGCGACTCCAACGTCCACGCAGCCAACAAGCTGGCTTCGCTCCACGCGCGAGTTTGGGTCTGCGAAGTCTGCGAGCAAGCCCCGGCTCACGTCACGTGCAAGGCCGACGCCGCCGCCCTCTGCGTCACGTGCGATCGAGATATTCACTCTGCTAACCCTCTCGCCCGCCGCCACGAGCGCGTCCCGATAACGCCGCTATACGAATCCGTTAACTCGGCGAAATCTAACGGTGCCGCCGTTAACTTCCTTAACGACCGTTACTTCCCCGAAGACGCCGAACCCGACGCTGCCGAGGTCAGTACGGAGGAGGCTGAGGCCGCTTCTTGGCTTCTTCCTAACCCTAAAGCCATGGAAAGCCCGGATCTGAACTCGGGTCAGTACGTCTTTCCTGATATGGTTCCGTATCTGGATCTGGATTACGGCCACCTGGATCCGAAGCTAGAAGCTCAAGAACAGAACAGTTCCGGTACTGATGGAGTTGTTCCGGTACACAGTAAGAGCTCTCAGTCCCAGCCTCCCATGGCGAACGAACAGTGTTACGAAATGGATTTCTCCGGATCTAAACACTTCGTCTACGGCTACAACGCTCAACATCTAAGCCACAGTGTAAGTTTTCACAATCGTATCTGTTTGATTACCGAGAAAATGATAAGTAAAGTACAGTTAAACTGATAAAAATC from the Humulus lupulus chromosome X, drHumLupu1.1, whole genome shotgun sequence genome contains:
- the LOC133807335 gene encoding zinc finger protein CONSTANS-LIKE 4, whose translation is MASKLCDSCKSATATLYCRADAAFLCVTCDSNVHAANKLASLHARVWVCEVCEQAPAHVTCKADAAALCVTCDRDIHSANPLARRHERVPITPLYESVNSAKSNGAAVNFLNDRYFPEDAEPDAAEVSTEEAEAASWLLPNPKAMESPDLNSGQYVFPDMVPYLDLDYGHLDPKLEAQEQNSSGTDGVVPVHSKSSQSQPPMANEQCYEMDFSGSKHFVYGYNAQHLSHSVSSSSLDVGVVPDGNTMADGYPNKAMSSNGSDSARQPAQFSSADREARVLRYREKRKNRKFEKTIRYASRKAYAETRPRIKGRFAKRTEVELEADRISGYGVVPMF